A genome region from Oncorhynchus gorbuscha isolate QuinsamMale2020 ecotype Even-year linkage group LG26, OgorEven_v1.0, whole genome shotgun sequence includes the following:
- the LOC124015508 gene encoding LIM domain-containing protein 2-like isoform X1, whose translation MDNRNAPEDKPVQRSKSFSFKTPREVCSSCEKTVYPMERLVANNLIFHSACFCCKHCNTKLSLGTFAALSGDFYCKPHFQQLFKSKGNYDEGFGRKQHKELWTSKEGENITKTA comes from the exons ATG GACAACAGAAATGCCCCTGAAGATAAACCTGTCCAGCGCTCCAAA TCCTTCAGCTTCAAGACACCGAGGGAGGTGTGCTCGTCATGTGAGAAGACCGTCTACCCCATGGAGAGATTGGTGGCTAACAACCTGATATTCCACTCGGCCTGTTTCTGCTGCAAACACTGCAACACCAAACTCAG cctgGGCACATTTGCTGCCCTTTCGGGTGATTTCTACTGCAAGCCGCACTTCCAGCAGCTCTTCAAGAGCAAAGGCAACTATGATGAGGGCTTTGGCCGCAAGCAGCACAAGGAGCTTTGGACCTCCAAGGAGGGAGAGAACATAACTAAGACTGCGTAG
- the LOC124015508 gene encoding LIM domain-containing protein 2-like isoform X2, translated as MSFSFKTPREVCSSCEKTVYPMERLVANNLIFHSACFCCKHCNTKLSLGTFAALSGDFYCKPHFQQLFKSKGNYDEGFGRKQHKELWTSKEGENITKTA; from the exons ATG TCCTTCAGCTTCAAGACACCGAGGGAGGTGTGCTCGTCATGTGAGAAGACCGTCTACCCCATGGAGAGATTGGTGGCTAACAACCTGATATTCCACTCGGCCTGTTTCTGCTGCAAACACTGCAACACCAAACTCAG cctgGGCACATTTGCTGCCCTTTCGGGTGATTTCTACTGCAAGCCGCACTTCCAGCAGCTCTTCAAGAGCAAAGGCAACTATGATGAGGGCTTTGGCCGCAAGCAGCACAAGGAGCTTTGGACCTCCAAGGAGGGAGAGAACATAACTAAGACTGCGTAG